In one Polaribacter sp. ALD11 genomic region, the following are encoded:
- a CDS encoding alpha/beta fold hydrolase, with translation MKKIPIYFMPGLAAGPEIFENLELDLEKYTLHYLKWIKPLALEEDIDNYACRLSDEIKEKNPVLVGVSFGGILAQELAKFVHPKKVIIISSVKNQNELPKRFKFAKFTKVYKFFPTKVIENFEDYTVYFLGKSLTKKANLYKKYLSVRGKKYLKWSIYNVIKWEQLRPIENIVHIHGTKDTVFPIKNIKNAIEIKGGTHVMILTKAKKISKIIDEVLTC, from the coding sequence ATGAAGAAAATCCCTATTTACTTTATGCCTGGTTTAGCTGCTGGACCAGAAATTTTTGAAAACTTAGAATTAGACCTAGAAAAATATACTCTTCATTATTTAAAATGGATAAAACCTCTTGCTCTAGAAGAGGATATCGATAATTACGCCTGTAGGCTAAGTGATGAAATCAAAGAAAAAAACCCTGTATTAGTAGGTGTTTCTTTTGGCGGAATTTTAGCACAAGAATTGGCTAAATTTGTACACCCTAAAAAAGTGATTATTATTTCTAGTGTTAAAAACCAAAACGAATTACCAAAAAGATTCAAATTTGCGAAATTCACAAAGGTTTACAAATTTTTTCCTACCAAAGTTATAGAAAACTTTGAAGATTACACTGTATATTTTTTAGGTAAATCTCTAACAAAAAAAGCAAATTTGTATAAAAAATATCTTTCCGTTAGAGGAAAAAAATACCTAAAGTGGTCTATTTATAACGTTATCAAATGGGAACAATTAAGGCCAATTGAAAATATTGTTCATATTCATGGAACAAAAGACACTGTTTTTCCTATTAAAAATATTAAAAATGCAATAGAAATTAAAGGAGGAACACATGTTATGATTTTAACAAAAGCTAAAAAAATATCAAAAATTATTGATGAAGTTTTAACTTGTTAA
- a CDS encoding lytic transglycosylase domain-containing protein: MKSSQRILSLLSVTIITVLFYNGVHKSDSDPETQTHKTYKIKTLKLPNGLNLAGERVPVEINDVKERMERELLVNTYWQSNGILLIKRANKYFPILEPLLKKHNLPDDFKFLALAESGFTDETSSVGAAGMWHFMKTTGKEYGLEINDNVDERYNIEKSTEVAAEYLKKSKERLGSWTLAAAAYNAGNYGVSRRLETQQVDNYYDALLPNETERYIFRILALKEIISNPKKYGFVFEEGDLYTLEETKIVKVDSVISNLTLFAKKFGMNYKELKIHNPWLRENKLNNRSRKLYEIKVPVN; this comes from the coding sequence ATGAAATCATCTCAACGTATTCTATCATTATTAAGTGTAACTATTATAACAGTACTTTTTTATAATGGTGTTCATAAATCGGACTCAGATCCTGAAACACAGACACATAAAACCTATAAAATAAAAACATTAAAACTACCAAACGGGCTTAATTTAGCTGGAGAAAGGGTTCCCGTAGAAATTAATGATGTAAAGGAAAGAATGGAAAGAGAATTGTTGGTAAACACCTATTGGCAATCTAACGGAATTTTACTTATAAAAAGAGCGAACAAATATTTTCCTATTTTAGAACCTCTATTAAAAAAACATAATTTACCAGATGATTTTAAATTTTTAGCCCTAGCCGAAAGCGGTTTTACAGATGAAACATCTTCTGTAGGTGCAGCAGGAATGTGGCATTTTATGAAAACAACTGGTAAAGAATATGGTTTAGAAATTAATGATAATGTAGATGAACGCTATAATATTGAAAAATCTACTGAAGTAGCTGCTGAATATTTGAAAAAATCGAAAGAACGATTGGGTTCTTGGACCTTGGCTGCTGCTGCTTATAATGCAGGTAATTATGGTGTTTCTAGAAGGTTAGAAACTCAACAAGTAGATAATTATTATGATGCCTTACTACCAAATGAAACTGAAAGGTATATTTTTAGAATATTGGCTCTAAAAGAAATTATTTCGAACCCTAAAAAATATGGTTTTGTTTTTGAAGAGGGAGATTTGTATACGCTTGAAGAAACTAAAATAGTAAAAGTAGATTCTGTTATTTCTAATTTAACATTATTTGCTAAGAAGTTTGGGATGAATTATAAAGAACTTAAAATTCACAATCCTTGGTTAAGAGAAAATAAATTAAACAATAGGAGTCGAAAATTATATGAAATTAAAGTTCCTGTAAATTAA
- a CDS encoding YwbE family protein produces MIDGRQRKNIQIGLFVEIVQKHHQISGELSEGKVSKILTKSLNHPYGIKVQLESGLVGRVKNVIE; encoded by the coding sequence ATGATTGATGGAAGACAAAGAAAAAATATACAAATAGGGTTATTTGTAGAAATCGTACAAAAGCATCATCAAATATCTGGTGAGTTAAGTGAAGGAAAAGTAAGTAAGATTCTAACAAAATCTTTAAATCACCCTTATGGTATTAAAGTTCAGCTAGAATCTGGCTTGGTTGGTAGGGTTAAAAATGTTATTGAATAA
- a CDS encoding cold-shock protein: MNKGTVKFFNESKGFGFITEEGNNKEHFVHVSGLVDEIRENDEVEFDLQDGKKGLNAVNVRVI, translated from the coding sequence ATGAATAAAGGTACCGTAAAATTTTTCAATGAATCTAAAGGATTCGGATTTATTACTGAAGAAGGAAACAACAAAGAACATTTTGTACATGTGTCAGGATTAGTTGACGAAATTCGTGAAAACGATGAAGTTGAGTTTGACTTACAAGATGGTAAAAAAGGATTAAACGCAGTAAACGTAAGAGTTATATAA
- a CDS encoding cold-shock protein, which translates to MNKGTVKFFNESKGFGFITEEGNNKEHFVHVSGLVDEIRENDEVEFDLQDGRKGLNAVNVRVI; encoded by the coding sequence ATGAATAAAGGTACCGTAAAATTTTTCAATGAATCTAAAGGATTCGGATTTATCACTGAAGAAGGAAACAACAAAGAACATTTTGTACATGTGTCAGGTTTAGTAGATGAAATTCGTGAAAACGATGAAGTTGAGTTTGACTTACAAGATGGAAGAAAAGGATTAAACGCAGTAAACGTAAGAGTTATATAA
- a CDS encoding nitronate monooxygenase family protein codes for MKNSIIDLFGIKYPIVQGGMIWVSGYKLASAVSNAGGLGLIGAGSMYPEVLREHIQKCKKATNKPFGVNVPMLYPDIEKIMEIIVEEGVKIVFTSAGNPKTWTSFLKEKGITVVHVVSSVKFALKAELAGVDAVVCEGFEAGGHNGREETTTFTLIPMVKEQVKIPVIAAGGIGSGKGMLAAMVLGADGVQIGSRFAATEESSAHQNFKNRILAVKDGDTQLTLKELAPVRLVKNKFFNEIQELYKMKPTIDDLKELLGRARAKKGMFEGDLDNGELEIGQIAGLIHEIKPAKIVLEEIIEEFNTVKALTSSF; via the coding sequence ATGAAAAATAGTATTATAGATTTATTCGGAATAAAATATCCAATTGTCCAAGGAGGAATGATTTGGGTTTCTGGTTACAAATTAGCTTCTGCAGTATCTAATGCAGGTGGTTTAGGTTTAATTGGCGCTGGTTCTATGTACCCAGAAGTTCTAAGAGAGCATATTCAGAAGTGTAAAAAAGCAACAAATAAACCTTTTGGAGTAAACGTACCAATGTTATATCCTGATATCGAAAAAATAATGGAGATTATTGTTGAAGAAGGTGTAAAGATTGTTTTTACTTCCGCAGGAAACCCTAAAACATGGACTTCCTTCTTGAAAGAAAAAGGAATTACGGTTGTGCATGTTGTGAGCTCAGTAAAGTTTGCATTAAAAGCAGAATTGGCAGGAGTAGACGCAGTAGTTTGTGAAGGTTTTGAAGCTGGCGGACATAATGGGAGGGAAGAAACGACCACTTTTACATTAATACCAATGGTAAAGGAGCAGGTTAAAATACCTGTAATTGCTGCAGGCGGCATTGGTTCTGGTAAAGGAATGTTGGCTGCAATGGTTTTAGGAGCAGATGGGGTACAGATAGGAAGTAGGTTTGCTGCAACGGAAGAATCTTCTGCGCACCAGAATTTTAAAAATAGAATTCTAGCAGTAAAAGATGGAGATACACAGCTGACCTTAAAAGAACTCGCACCTGTTCGTTTGGTGAAAAATAAGTTTTTTAATGAAATACAAGAATTATATAAAATGAAACCAACGATAGACGATTTAAAAGAATTGTTGGGAAGAGCTAGAGCAAAAAAAGGAATGTTTGAAGGAGATTTAGATAATGGAGAGTTAGAAATAGGTCAAATTGCTGGGTTAATTCATGAAATTAAACCGGCAAAAATCGTTTTAGAAGAAATTATTGAAGAATTTAATACTGTTAAAGCTTTAACTAGTAGTTTTTAA
- a CDS encoding S8 family serine peptidase encodes MKKIYFLFYFLVTFSLFSQQQEDAWLFLRDKPDSTSYITSPRLMLSQRAIDRRNNLQIIIDGTDVPMHQPYVDNIKAVSGITILGKSKWLNAVHIQATKTIIDDSFSNLPFIKRVEFANKTFNNLAQKSSKKLVLNHQNKFNNHQTEFNYGSTNDQIKMLKGDYLHAQGLTGKGQIIAVIDAGFPNVKTLEAFKRLRDNNQILGGYDFVERSANFYSGNNHGTNVLSTIGGYLENQFVGTAPDAFFYLFRTENAPVEVPLEETLWVEAAERADSLGVDVINTSLGYTTFDNPDYNYSYADMNGKTTFISRGAEIAANKGILVVNSAGNEGNKTWKYITAPGDAPSVITVGAVDINKNIASFSSFGPTSDNRVKPEILAKGASVAVINHANGAIVSSNGTSFSSPIMAGLIACLNGNEGFLLKFSTDNKSKRQKNFNNYLKEAVYRSADRYANPTDQYGYGIPDFEVALNNYIGSTASLEEEYLQTIKILPNPIITIFNIDGVQGEIKEYKIQIFDILGKKVFQQNNVISNEIDISYLEKGVYFVKVSKENKNKTIKVIKN; translated from the coding sequence ATGAAAAAAATATACTTTCTTTTTTATTTTTTAGTTACTTTCTCTTTGTTTTCTCAACAACAAGAAGATGCGTGGTTGTTTTTAAGAGACAAACCAGATTCAACGTCTTATATAACAAGCCCTAGATTAATGCTTTCTCAAAGAGCTATTGATCGAAGAAACAATTTACAAATTATAATAGACGGAACAGACGTTCCTATGCATCAGCCTTATGTAGATAATATTAAAGCCGTTTCCGGAATCACTATTTTAGGGAAATCAAAATGGTTAAACGCAGTTCATATTCAAGCTACCAAAACAATTATTGACGATTCTTTTTCAAATCTACCATTTATAAAAAGAGTAGAGTTTGCCAATAAAACCTTTAATAATTTAGCACAAAAATCGAGTAAAAAATTAGTTTTGAATCATCAGAATAAATTCAATAATCATCAAACTGAATTTAATTATGGTAGTACAAATGATCAAATAAAAATGCTAAAAGGAGATTATTTGCATGCACAAGGCTTAACGGGTAAGGGACAAATAATTGCAGTTATAGATGCCGGTTTTCCGAATGTAAAGACTTTAGAAGCTTTCAAAAGATTAAGAGATAATAACCAGATTCTTGGAGGTTACGATTTTGTAGAAAGAAGTGCTAATTTTTACTCAGGAAATAATCACGGAACCAATGTTTTGTCTACAATTGGTGGCTATTTAGAGAATCAATTTGTAGGTACTGCACCAGATGCATTTTTCTATTTATTTAGAACAGAAAATGCACCCGTAGAAGTTCCGTTAGAAGAAACGTTATGGGTAGAGGCAGCAGAAAGAGCAGACAGTTTAGGGGTTGATGTAATTAATACTTCTTTAGGATATACTACTTTCGACAATCCTGATTATAATTATTCGTATGCAGACATGAATGGAAAAACTACTTTTATTTCTAGAGGAGCAGAAATTGCAGCAAATAAAGGGATTTTGGTAGTTAATTCTGCCGGAAATGAAGGCAATAAAACTTGGAAATACATTACAGCACCAGGAGATGCACCTTCCGTAATTACAGTTGGTGCGGTAGATATAAACAAAAATATTGCTAGTTTTAGCTCTTTCGGACCGACTTCAGATAATAGAGTGAAACCTGAAATTCTAGCTAAAGGAGCTAGTGTGGCTGTTATTAATCATGCAAATGGTGCAATTGTTTCTTCTAACGGAACCTCCTTTTCTTCGCCAATTATGGCGGGTTTAATAGCTTGTTTAAATGGTAATGAAGGTTTTTTGTTGAAATTCTCTACAGACAATAAATCTAAAAGGCAAAAGAACTTTAATAATTATTTAAAAGAGGCTGTTTATAGATCTGCAGATAGATATGCAAATCCAACCGATCAATATGGTTATGGAATTCCCGATTTTGAAGTAGCTTTAAATAATTACATTGGCTCTACCGCTTCATTAGAAGAAGAGTATTTACAAACTATTAAAATCTTACCAAACCCAATTATTACAATTTTTAATATTGATGGGGTTCAAGGTGAAATAAAAGAGTATAAAATTCAAATTTTTGATATTCTAGGAAAAAAAGTTTTTCAGCAAAACAACGTAATTTCTAATGAAATTGATATTTCTTACTTAGAAAAAGGCGTGTATTTTGTTAAAGTTTCCAAAGAAAATAAAAACAAAACAATTAAGGTTATAAAAAATTAA
- the mnmA gene encoding tRNA 2-thiouridine(34) synthase MnmA, producing the protein MKRVVVGLSGGVDSSVTAHLLKEQGYEVIGLFMKNWHDDSVTISNECPWLEDSNDAMIVAEKLGIPFQVVDLSNQYKERIVDYMFDEYSKGRTPNPDVLCNREIKFDVFMDIALKLGADYVATGHYCRKGEEIIDGKPVYKLLAGKDVNKDQSYFLCQLSQEQLTKALFPIGELTKPEVREIAKEADLITADKKDSQGLCFIGKVRLPEFLQQKLQPKEGNIVTIPSDFYQYVKSTPEFENKEAELAYFATKFSYNKEDGKVVGKHQGAHYFTKGQRKGLNVGGTKEALYVIETDVTTNTIYTGEGKNHQGLYRNVLFVSNEEIHWIRKDLTLKVGETLQVEARIRYRQALETATLHKVETGLFVEFENKQSAIQEGQFVAWYMNEELLGSGVIS; encoded by the coding sequence ATGAAACGAGTTGTTGTTGGTCTTTCTGGTGGTGTAGATTCTAGTGTTACTGCACATTTATTAAAGGAACAGGGGTATGAGGTTATTGGGCTTTTTATGAAAAATTGGCATGATGATTCTGTAACTATTTCTAATGAATGTCCGTGGTTAGAAGATAGTAATGATGCAATGATTGTTGCAGAAAAATTAGGAATCCCTTTTCAAGTGGTAGATTTAAGCAATCAATACAAAGAACGTATTGTAGATTATATGTTTGATGAATATAGCAAAGGAAGAACACCAAACCCAGATGTACTTTGTAACCGAGAAATAAAGTTTGATGTTTTTATGGACATTGCTTTAAAACTAGGTGCAGATTACGTTGCTACAGGTCATTATTGTAGAAAAGGAGAAGAAATTATAGACGGAAAACCCGTTTATAAATTATTGGCAGGAAAAGACGTAAATAAAGATCAATCTTATTTTTTATGTCAGCTTTCTCAAGAACAATTAACAAAAGCATTGTTTCCTATTGGCGAATTAACAAAGCCAGAGGTTCGAGAAATAGCAAAAGAAGCAGACTTAATTACTGCCGATAAAAAAGATTCTCAAGGTTTATGTTTTATTGGTAAAGTAAGATTGCCTGAATTTTTACAACAAAAATTACAACCAAAAGAAGGAAATATTGTTACAATTCCTTCAGATTTTTATCAGTATGTAAAATCTACACCAGAATTTGAAAATAAAGAAGCAGAACTTGCCTATTTCGCAACCAAATTTTCTTACAATAAAGAGGATGGTAAAGTGGTTGGTAAACATCAAGGCGCACACTACTTTACAAAAGGACAACGTAAAGGTTTAAATGTTGGCGGTACAAAAGAAGCTTTGTATGTGATAGAAACAGACGTAACTACAAATACTATTTATACAGGTGAAGGTAAAAATCACCAAGGTCTGTATAGAAATGTGTTGTTTGTTTCTAATGAAGAAATTCATTGGATTCGTAAAGATTTAACTTTAAAAGTAGGTGAAACATTACAAGTTGAAGCTAGAATTAGATATAGACAAGCTTTAGAAACAGCCACTTTACACAAGGTAGAAACTGGTTTATTTGTAGAATTTGAAAATAAACAATCTGCTATACAAGAAGGGCAATTTGTTGCTTGGTATATGAATGAAGAGTTGCTAGGTTCTGGAGTAATTTCGTAA
- a CDS encoding toxin-antitoxin system YwqK family antitoxin: MINIKRLLFIFAFFACYFISEEATAQRINKFDSNKERTGVWKKYYSNKRIRYTGQFKDGKEIGVFKFYDITTSEKPVIIKTFFEDSDSLFVQFYTLKGEIKTEGVLNKRKRVGNWKYFYPDGTLMSEENYINGALHGEQLVYYPDGQVTEFSEYKNGLLDGVSSKYSSKGTLIEEITYKNDKPNGLAKYFELNGDLKETGVYKEGKRDGKWEYYLDGEIASHKEKKKKSSYTRKKDN; this comes from the coding sequence ATGATAAATATAAAAAGACTCCTTTTTATTTTCGCCTTTTTTGCTTGTTATTTTATAAGTGAAGAGGCTACTGCACAAAGAATTAATAAATTCGATTCAAATAAAGAACGGACTGGTGTTTGGAAAAAGTATTACTCGAATAAAAGAATACGCTATACAGGTCAGTTTAAAGACGGTAAAGAAATAGGTGTATTCAAATTTTATGACATCACCACTTCAGAAAAACCTGTAATTATTAAGACTTTTTTTGAAGACTCAGATTCTTTATTTGTTCAATTTTACACATTAAAAGGTGAAATTAAAACAGAAGGTGTTTTAAATAAAAGAAAAAGAGTTGGTAATTGGAAATATTTTTATCCAGATGGTACTCTAATGTCGGAAGAAAATTATATAAACGGAGCACTTCACGGAGAGCAATTGGTGTATTATCCAGACGGACAAGTAACCGAGTTTTCAGAATATAAAAACGGACTGCTAGATGGTGTTTCTAGTAAATATTCTAGTAAAGGAACTTTAATAGAAGAGATTACTTATAAAAATGACAAGCCAAATGGCTTAGCAAAATATTTCGAACTGAATGGAGATCTAAAAGAAACGGGTGTTTATAAAGAAGGGAAAAGAGATGGTAAGTGGGAGTATTATTTAGATGGTGAAATCGCTTCCCATAAAGAAAAAAAGAAAAAAAGTTCTTATACTCGTAAGAAAGATAATTAG
- a CDS encoding adenylosuccinate lyase: MQNPKRENRQKVANIVLDNQKLFKDLISITFDVENKVSIKAAWILEWICTHHHLHWMTPHLDEFSEKIITVKFDSAIRPCAKICEHLATAYYSKKENNIHKNLTIKQIDAIVETGFDWLITPQKIAVRAYSMTTLYLFGLEKEWIHPELKHLIETKIIHESKGCRARGKQIINLIEKHTN, translated from the coding sequence ATGCAAAATCCTAAAAGGGAAAACCGACAAAAGGTTGCAAATATTGTGTTAGATAATCAAAAATTATTTAAAGATTTAATTTCTATAACTTTCGATGTTGAAAACAAAGTTTCTATAAAAGCTGCGTGGATTTTAGAATGGATCTGCACACATCATCATTTACATTGGATGACACCGCATTTAGATGAGTTTTCAGAAAAAATTATTACAGTTAAGTTTGATAGCGCCATAAGGCCTTGTGCAAAAATTTGTGAACATTTAGCAACTGCATATTATTCAAAAAAAGAGAACAACATTCATAAAAACCTAACAATTAAACAAATAGATGCCATTGTAGAGACTGGTTTCGATTGGTTAATTACACCGCAGAAAATTGCTGTAAGAGCATATTCAATGACTACTTTGTATTTATTCGGATTGGAAAAAGAGTGGATTCACCCAGAATTAAAACATCTTATTGAAACAAAAATAATTCACGAAAGTAAAGGTTGTAGAGCGCGTGGAAAACAGATTATAAACTTGATAGAAAAACATACAAACTAG
- a CDS encoding group III truncated hemoglobin encodes MELRDIENRADIFLLVTTFYNKIKEDPFIGPIFLEIIPENEWESHLEKLTDFWETNLFFVRKFKGNPMKAHKDVDAHFNHTITQKHFGKWLELWFTTVDALFEGTRAHQAKERARNIAASLFLRMFEEKPKKVQ; translated from the coding sequence ATGGAGTTAAGAGATATAGAAAACAGGGCTGATATTTTTTTATTAGTAACAACTTTTTATAATAAAATTAAAGAAGACCCTTTTATAGGTCCTATTTTTTTAGAAATAATACCAGAAAATGAATGGGAAAGCCATTTAGAAAAACTAACAGATTTTTGGGAAACCAATTTGTTTTTTGTTAGAAAATTTAAAGGAAACCCAATGAAAGCGCATAAAGATGTAGATGCTCATTTTAACCATACGATAACTCAAAAACACTTTGGCAAATGGTTAGAATTATGGTTTACAACCGTAGATGCGCTTTTTGAAGGAACAAGAGCACATCAGGCAAAAGAGCGTGCAAGAAATATTGCAGCGTCTCTTTTTTTACGAATGTTTGAAGAAAAACCTAAGAAAGTGCAATAG
- a CDS encoding Crp/Fnr family transcriptional regulator, with amino-acid sequence MINEQLLLDFNAEICEYSKGKIIFSENNTAKYYYQIVSGAVKMNNYNDDGKEFIQNVFYKEQSFGEPPLFIDVKYPANAVAFSDCKILILEKESLFKLLYQYPEIHLNITKSLANRLYYKAIIASEISSQEPEHRVLRFFDYLKKEVAKTEGEFTYKIEYTRQQIADTLGLRVETVIRVVKNLEKKKKVKIIKRKVFR; translated from the coding sequence ATGATAAACGAGCAGCTTCTTTTAGATTTTAATGCAGAAATATGTGAATATTCGAAAGGAAAAATAATATTTTCAGAAAATAATACTGCCAAATATTATTATCAAATAGTTAGTGGAGCCGTAAAAATGAATAACTATAATGACGATGGAAAAGAATTTATTCAAAATGTTTTTTATAAAGAGCAAAGTTTTGGAGAGCCACCACTTTTTATTGATGTAAAGTATCCCGCAAATGCCGTAGCTTTTTCCGATTGTAAAATATTAATATTAGAAAAGGAAAGTCTTTTTAAACTGTTATATCAATACCCAGAAATTCATTTAAATATTACAAAAAGTTTAGCGAACAGGTTATATTACAAGGCTATAATTGCTTCAGAAATTTCAAGTCAAGAACCAGAACATAGAGTGCTTCGTTTTTTTGATTATTTGAAAAAAGAAGTTGCAAAAACGGAAGGAGAATTCACCTATAAAATAGAATATACAAGGCAGCAAATAGCAGATACTCTAGGTCTTAGAGTAGAAACTGTTATTAGAGTTGTTAAAAATTTAGAGAAGAAAAAAAAGGTGAAAATTATTAAAAGAAAAGTTTTTAGATAA
- the purB gene encoding adenylosuccinate lyase: MNLTKLNAISPIDGRYRGKIEKLADYFSEEALIKYRVRVEIEYFIALCEIPLPQLVDFDNNLFDELRKIYIDFTAEDAQKIKDIESITNHDVKAVEYFIKEKFDALGLQQHKEFIHFGLTSQDINNTAIPLSIKEAMNDVYVPQYFELLERLQELVIEWKDISMLARTHGQPASPTRLGKEIDVFVVRLKEQFNLLNDIPSAAKFGGATGNFNAHKVAYPSIDWKAFGGNFVQEKLGLHHSFPTTQIEHYDHMAALFDTLKRINNIIIDLDRDFWTYVSMEYFKQKIKAGEVGSSAMPHKVNPIDFENSEGNLGLANAIFEHLSAKLPISRLQRDLTDSTVLRNVGVPFGHTIIAFTSTLKGLNKLLLNKAKFEQDLENNWAVVAEAIQTILRREAYPNPYEALKGLTRTNEKINQNSIANFIDTLEVSTEIKEELKAITPANYTGI, encoded by the coding sequence ATGAACTTAACAAAACTAAATGCCATCTCACCAATTGATGGACGATACAGAGGGAAGATTGAAAAATTAGCAGACTATTTTTCTGAAGAAGCTTTAATAAAATACCGTGTTAGAGTAGAAATTGAATATTTTATTGCTTTGTGCGAAATTCCTTTGCCACAATTAGTAGATTTTGACAATAATTTATTTGATGAATTACGTAAAATTTATATTGATTTTACAGCTGAAGATGCTCAGAAAATAAAAGACATCGAAAGCATTACAAATCATGATGTAAAAGCTGTTGAATATTTTATCAAAGAAAAATTTGATGCTTTAGGTTTGCAACAACACAAAGAGTTTATCCATTTCGGGTTAACTTCTCAAGACATAAACAATACTGCAATTCCGCTTTCTATTAAAGAAGCAATGAATGATGTCTATGTACCTCAGTATTTTGAACTTTTAGAAAGATTACAAGAATTAGTTATTGAATGGAAAGATATTTCTATGTTGGCAAGAACTCACGGTCAGCCAGCTTCTCCTACTCGTTTAGGAAAAGAAATTGATGTTTTTGTAGTTCGTTTAAAAGAACAATTCAATTTATTAAATGACATACCAAGTGCTGCTAAATTTGGTGGAGCAACAGGTAATTTTAACGCTCATAAAGTTGCATATCCATCGATAGACTGGAAAGCTTTTGGAGGTAATTTTGTACAAGAAAAATTAGGTTTACACCATTCTTTTCCAACCACACAAATAGAACATTACGACCATATGGCTGCTTTGTTTGATACTTTAAAACGTATTAACAACATTATTATAGATTTAGATAGAGATTTCTGGACCTATGTTTCTATGGAGTATTTTAAGCAAAAAATTAAGGCAGGTGAAGTTGGTTCTTCTGCAATGCCACACAAAGTAAATCCTATTGATTTTGAAAATTCTGAAGGGAATTTAGGACTTGCAAATGCTATTTTCGAACATCTTTCTGCAAAACTACCTATTTCTAGATTGCAAAGAGATTTAACAGATAGTACCGTTTTACGTAATGTTGGAGTTCCTTTCGGACACACAATTATTGCGTTTACATCAACCTTAAAAGGGTTGAACAAATTGTTGTTAAACAAAGCTAAGTTTGAACAAGATTTAGAAAATAATTGGGCTGTTGTTGCAGAAGCTATTCAAACAATTTTAAGAAGAGAAGCATACCCAAATCCTTATGAAGCATTAAAAGGATTGACAAGAACAAATGAAAAAATAAACCAAAATTCTATTGCTAATTTTATTGATACGTTAGAAGTTTCTACAGAAATTAAAGAAGAATTAAAGGCAATTACGCCAGCAAATTATACAGGTATTTAA
- a CDS encoding TerC family protein — protein sequence MEIFLHADTWVALLTLTFLEIILGIDNIIFISISANKLPEKQVRKATLLGLALAMITRIILLFGVSYLIALKDPFFSIDIGWFKTGLTGQSIILFLGGLFLLYKSTKEIRQKVEHTNEEEVLKSPKVISFSSVIIQIILIDIVFSFDSILTAVGMTNGIEGALIIMIIAVIISIIIMMIFSKPISNFVNKNPTIQMLALSFLILIGFMLITEGAHLSHTAFFNKTVGAIPKGYLYFAIAFSLGVEMLNLKIRKK from the coding sequence ATGGAAATTTTTCTACATGCAGATACTTGGGTTGCGTTATTAACGCTAACTTTTTTAGAAATAATTTTAGGAATCGATAATATTATTTTTATCTCTATTTCCGCAAATAAGTTACCCGAAAAGCAAGTAAGAAAAGCAACACTTTTAGGGTTGGCTTTGGCAATGATTACAAGAATTATACTACTATTTGGTGTTTCTTATTTAATCGCTTTAAAAGATCCTTTTTTTAGTATAGACATCGGTTGGTTTAAAACGGGTTTAACTGGGCAAAGTATTATTTTGTTTCTAGGTGGTCTTTTTCTTTTATACAAAAGTACCAAAGAAATTCGTCAGAAAGTAGAACACACCAACGAAGAAGAGGTCCTAAAATCGCCAAAAGTAATTTCATTTTCAAGTGTAATTATTCAAATTATATTAATTGACATTGTATTTTCTTTCGATAGTATATTAACTGCAGTTGGTATGACAAACGGAATTGAAGGTGCTTTAATTATTATGATTATTGCAGTTATTATCTCCATTATAATCATGATGATTTTCTCTAAACCAATTAGTAATTTTGTAAATAAAAACCCAACAATACAAATGCTTGCGCTGTCTTTCTTAATTTTAATTGGCTTTATGTTAATTACAGAAGGCGCACATTTATCTCACACCGCATTTTTTAACAAAACTGTAGGAGCAATTCCAAAAGGTTATTTGTACTTTGCGATTGCATTTTCTTTAGGAGTAGAAATGCTGAATTTAAAAATTAGAAAAAAATAA